One region of Mucilaginibacter sp. 14171R-50 genomic DNA includes:
- the dxs gene encoding 1-deoxy-D-xylulose-5-phosphate synthase — MQVPAGEFLKRINYPSDLKQFKEDELEQVCNELRQYIIDVVSVNGGHFAASLGTVELTVALQYVLNTPYDQLVWDVGHQAYGHKILTGRRENFHTNRIYKGLSGFPKRSESVFDTFGVGHSSTSISAALGMAVASQYKGETDRQHVAVIGDGAMTAGLAFEALNHAGIENSNLLVILNDNNMSIDPNVGALKEYLTDITTSKPYNRFRDDIATVLAKISSLGPDAFKIAKKIEKSIKGTLLKRSNFFEALKFRYFGPVDGHDVKHLVKLLRDLRDIPGPKLLHCVTVKGKGYALAEKDQTKWHAPGLFDKITGEIKKTKHEKPQPPKYQDVFGHTIIELAEQNPKIMGITPAMPSGCSLNLMMKAMPTRAFDVGIAEQHAVTFSAGLATQGLVPFCNIYSSFMQRAYDQVIHDVALQKLNVVFCLDRAGFAGADGATHHGAYDLAFMRCIPNMTVSAPMNEEELRNLMYTAQQDNMGPFVIRYPRGNGVMVDWQRPMKAIPVGKGRMICDGEEVAILTIGAIGNEAVKAIAGLNAEGYYPAHYDLRFVKPLDEALLHEVFKKFNHIVTVEDGCLEGGMGTAVLEFMADNNYKAQVTRLGIPDKVIEHGEQPELWAECGYDAAGIAAQVKRFAIKRDNTHIIAS, encoded by the coding sequence ATGCAGGTACCCGCCGGTGAATTTTTAAAACGCATTAACTATCCTTCTGATTTAAAGCAATTTAAGGAAGATGAACTTGAACAGGTTTGCAATGAACTACGCCAGTATATTATTGATGTAGTATCGGTAAACGGGGGACATTTTGCGGCCAGCCTGGGCACCGTTGAACTTACAGTTGCCCTTCAGTATGTATTAAACACCCCATACGATCAACTGGTTTGGGACGTTGGCCACCAGGCATATGGCCATAAGATACTCACCGGCCGCCGCGAAAACTTTCATACCAACCGTATTTATAAAGGCCTAAGTGGTTTCCCGAAACGCAGCGAGAGCGTATTCGACACCTTTGGCGTGGGCCACTCATCAACCTCAATATCCGCAGCTTTGGGTATGGCGGTAGCATCGCAATACAAAGGCGAAACCGACAGGCAGCACGTAGCCGTAATTGGCGATGGCGCCATGACAGCCGGCCTGGCCTTTGAAGCGCTTAACCACGCGGGTATCGAAAACTCTAACCTGCTGGTGATCCTGAACGACAATAACATGTCGATAGACCCGAATGTGGGCGCGTTAAAAGAGTACTTAACTGATATTACCACATCAAAGCCTTATAACCGTTTCCGCGATGATATAGCCACCGTGTTGGCCAAAATATCGTCATTAGGGCCTGATGCCTTTAAAATAGCCAAGAAAATTGAAAAAAGCATAAAGGGCACCCTGCTTAAGCGCAGCAACTTTTTTGAGGCCCTTAAATTCAGGTATTTTGGCCCGGTTGACGGGCACGATGTAAAACACCTGGTTAAACTGTTGCGCGACCTGCGCGACATCCCCGGCCCTAAATTATTGCATTGCGTTACAGTGAAGGGCAAGGGTTATGCGCTGGCCGAAAAAGACCAGACCAAATGGCACGCACCCGGCTTATTTGATAAAATAACCGGCGAAATAAAAAAGACAAAGCACGAAAAGCCGCAACCGCCTAAATATCAGGATGTTTTTGGCCACACCATTATAGAGCTTGCCGAGCAAAACCCAAAGATTATGGGTATTACGCCGGCTATGCCATCAGGATGCTCGTTAAACCTGATGATGAAGGCTATGCCAACCCGCGCGTTTGACGTGGGCATTGCCGAGCAGCATGCGGTTACATTCAGCGCTGGTTTGGCTACGCAAGGGCTGGTGCCGTTTTGTAACATATATTCCAGCTTTATGCAGCGGGCTTACGACCAGGTGATACACGATGTTGCCCTGCAAAAGTTAAACGTGGTATTTTGCCTTGACCGTGCGGGCTTTGCCGGTGCTGATGGCGCAACGCACCACGGCGCTTACGACCTGGCCTTTATGCGCTGCATACCCAATATGACGGTATCGGCACCTATGAACGAGGAAGAACTGCGCAACCTGATGTACACCGCGCAGCAGGATAATATGGGCCCCTTTGTGATTCGCTACCCACGCGGTAACGGTGTTATGGTAGACTGGCAACGCCCAATGAAAGCTATACCGGTTGGCAAAGGCCGCATGATTTGCGATGGCGAGGAAGTAGCTATTTTAACCATTGGCGCTATTGGCAACGAGGCTGTTAAAGCTATCGCCGGCCTTAACGCCGAGGGGTATTATCCTGCCCATTACGACCTGCGCTTCGTAAAACCGCTGGATGAAGCGCTGCTGCACGAGGTGTTTAAAAAATTCAACCACATAGTAACCGTTGAGGACGGCTGCCTTGAAGGTGGAATGGGCACGGCAGTATTAGAGTTTATGGCCGATAACAATTACAAGGCCCAGGTAACCCGTTTAGGCATCCCGGATAAGGTTATTGAACACGGCGAACAACCCGAGCTTTGGGCCGAGTGCGGCTACGATGCTGCAGGTATTGCCGCCCAGGTAAAAAGGTTTGCAATTAAAAGAGATAATACGCACATTATAGCATCGTAA
- a CDS encoding M20/M25/M40 family metallo-hydrolase, whose protein sequence is MKLKLLYTCMALTGLATTAFAQETVDQATTQKIREEGMNHSKVMETAFYLTDVSGPRLANSPGLKRAQAWAVNQLKSWGMSNSKLEPWGKFGKGWEVQKNYAAVTMPYYHAIIAIPKAWTPGTNGLIKSDVVLVQADSMPDLDKYKGKLAGKIVIFDTKNTLKRSTKPDLERYTDEQLAEMANAKPQPRGQRRAFDPNSPQFAAMRKARAMRAAMSQFLIDEKVGLILSQGRGTDGTTFTTNGASYADTAKAVAPELETSGEDFLRILRLVKAGQKVEMEADIKTQFITDDLQGYNVVAEIPGTDKKLKEQVVMIGGHLDSWHGATGATDNAAGSAVMMEAMRILKAIGFKPKRTIRIALWSSEEQGLFGSRGYVLKHFGDPKTMELKPEQKTLDAYYNLDNGTGKIRGIYLQGDSAAGPIFKAWLEPFKDLGATTVTIGNTGGTDHLSFDAVGLPGFQFIQDAMDYGTRTHHSNQDTYDRLSEDDLKQAATIVASFVYNTSQRAEMIPRKELPTVAPATPGR, encoded by the coding sequence ATGAAATTAAAACTACTTTACACCTGTATGGCCCTTACGGGTTTGGCGACCACTGCTTTTGCGCAGGAAACTGTTGACCAGGCCACCACGCAAAAAATACGCGAGGAAGGCATGAACCATTCCAAGGTAATGGAAACCGCTTTTTATTTAACGGATGTATCGGGCCCGCGCCTGGCTAACTCCCCGGGGTTAAAACGTGCGCAAGCCTGGGCGGTTAACCAGCTGAAAAGCTGGGGCATGTCAAACTCCAAATTAGAGCCATGGGGCAAATTTGGCAAAGGCTGGGAAGTTCAAAAAAACTACGCGGCTGTTACCATGCCTTACTACCATGCTATTATTGCTATACCCAAAGCCTGGACGCCCGGGACAAACGGCCTTATAAAAAGCGATGTTGTTTTGGTGCAGGCCGATAGCATGCCCGATCTGGACAAATATAAAGGCAAACTGGCCGGTAAAATAGTAATATTCGACACCAAAAACACCTTAAAACGTTCAACTAAGCCTGATCTGGAGCGTTACACCGACGAGCAGCTGGCCGAAATGGCTAATGCCAAACCTCAGCCCCGTGGTCAGCGCAGGGCGTTTGACCCAAACTCGCCGCAGTTTGCTGCCATGCGTAAGGCCAGGGCAATGCGTGCTGCCATGAGCCAGTTTTTGATTGACGAAAAGGTTGGCCTGATACTTAGCCAGGGCCGCGGTACAGATGGTACAACCTTTACTACAAACGGTGCCTCGTATGCCGATACCGCAAAAGCCGTTGCCCCTGAGTTAGAAACCAGCGGCGAAGACTTCCTTCGTATACTTCGTTTGGTTAAAGCCGGCCAGAAAGTAGAGATGGAAGCAGATATTAAAACCCAGTTTATTACTGACGACCTGCAGGGGTACAACGTAGTTGCCGAGATACCGGGCACCGATAAAAAATTAAAAGAGCAGGTTGTGATGATAGGCGGCCACCTTGATTCATGGCACGGCGCAACCGGCGCAACTGATAACGCGGCAGGCAGCGCTGTGATGATGGAAGCCATGCGCATATTAAAAGCAATAGGGTTTAAACCAAAACGCACTATCCGCATTGCCTTATGGAGCTCGGAAGAGCAGGGCTTGTTCGGATCGCGCGGTTATGTGCTTAAGCACTTTGGCGACCCTAAAACCATGGAGCTAAAACCTGAGCAAAAAACACTTGATGCTTACTATAACCTTGATAACGGTACCGGCAAGATCCGCGGTATTTACCTGCAAGGCGACAGCGCTGCAGGGCCGATATTTAAAGCATGGTTAGAGCCGTTTAAAGATCTTGGCGCTACCACCGTTACCATAGGCAACACAGGCGGTACTGACCACCTTTCGTTTGATGCGGTTGGGTTGCCGGGCTTCCAGTTTATACAGGATGCTATGGATTACGGTACACGTACCCACCACAGTAACCAGGATACTTACGACCGCTTAAGCGAGGACGATCTGAAACAAGCAGCTACTATTGTAGCATCGTTTGTTTACAATACCTCTCAGCGTGCAGAAATGATACCTCGTAAAGAGTTGCCGACCGTAGCCCCGGCAACACCGGGAAGGTAA
- a CDS encoding VOC family protein yields the protein MLKAAIPILASLNEEARIKFYTEKLGFTFHNSWDGYLIFSRDGVNIHLWPCKDPEIPKATGCYVNVTEVDKLYAGYKAHGIIHPNGDLQDMPWEMRQFSILDNDGNIIHFGEDIPNGEDDQVT from the coding sequence ATGCTAAAAGCCGCCATACCCATATTGGCCTCGTTAAACGAGGAAGCCCGCATAAAATTCTACACCGAAAAGTTGGGCTTTACCTTTCATAACAGCTGGGATGGTTACCTGATATTTAGCCGCGATGGGGTAAACATCCACCTGTGGCCATGTAAAGACCCCGAAATACCCAAAGCCACCGGCTGCTATGTAAACGTAACCGAAGTAGATAAGCTATACGCCGGGTATAAAGCACATGGCATCATCCATCCTAATGGCGACCTGCAGGATATGCCCTGGGAAATGCGCCAGTTCAGCATCCTGGATAATGATGGTAACATTATCCATTTTGGAGAGGATATACCCAACGGAGAAGATGATCAGGTAACGTGA